AGTATCCGGATTTTTGTTTAATAAAACTGATTTTATGAATTCCTTTTCTTCTGTAGATAGTTTTTCTCTTACAGCAATCAAAGGGTATGTTATTTTTCCCTCTCTTAAATCATTCATTATAGACTTTCCGGTTTTTTCCTCTTTTCCTGTGTAATCTAATAAATCATCCACAATTTGAAATGCCATACCGATGTTTAAACCATACTCAAAAGCTTTTTGTTTTAAAGTCTCGTTATCTGTTCCAAGTGCTGTGCCAACATAACAGCAACTTCCAAACAGTGCTGCAGTTTTTCCTTCTAAAATTGAGTAATACTCTTGTAACGTTATATCAAAGTCAGCAATTTTTTTTAGTTCTAAAAGTTGTCCTTCAGCCATTTTTTTGACTGTTTGGCTTACGTTTTTAATCATGTCTATATCGCCATAGATAGAAAAGAGATAAAGTGCGTTAGCATACATATAATCACCGGTTAAAACGGTTGT
The nucleotide sequence above comes from Sulfurihydrogenibium sp.. Encoded proteins:
- a CDS encoding polyprenyl synthetase family protein produces the protein MFNFDKAYFEKVMYQHLDSNVNFILQVGKYIIDSGGKRVRPYLVLKFSKIIKNKNEEKDYILAAALEYLHTASLLHDDVVDGSLLRRGKPTANRIFGNDTTVLTGDYMYANALYLFSIYGDIDMIKNVSQTVKKMAEGQLLELKKIADFDITLQEYYSILEGKTAALFGSCCYVGTALGTDNETLKQKAFEYGLNIGMAFQIVDDLLDYTGKEEKTGKSIMNDLREGKITYPLIAVREKLSTEEKEFIKSVLLNKNPDTEDLIKVKNIVESYGGIEEAKQKAEDFVNKAIESLRVFGDSEDVEELESLAKFIIEREM